One segment of Trichlorobacter ammonificans DNA contains the following:
- a CDS encoding sigma-54-dependent transcriptional regulator has protein sequence MKQKILIIDDDTSLRRVLEFNLQEAGYQTAAAASGEEGLRLFGEVEPALVISDMKMPGMDGMQVLKSIKEGAPDTPVIMITAFGSVDMAVEAMKAGAYDYITKPFNRDELRLTVAKALQFSSLSQENRHLKSQLTDRADFSAIIGSSPAMEKVFQVVAKVADTEASVLITGESGTGKELVARSIHSRSSRASGPFVAINCAAIPHDLLESELFGHVKGAFTGAVRDKSGRFALADGGTLFLDEVGELPPALQPKLLRALQERMIEPVGGTKPVKLDVRVVAATNLDMEKAMSDGTFREDLYYRLAVIPLHLPPLRQRRDDIALLLRHFCGRHGAEKVQFDTAALAALLAYPWPGNVRELENLVERLLIMRNGDTITVADLPEKILNHERPATAGSVVNLPPDGYSLEELEREVVVQALERNSWNQTAAARFLRIPRHTLLYRMEKYAITPP, from the coding sequence ATGAAGCAGAAAATCCTCATCATCGACGACGACACCTCACTCAGACGGGTGCTGGAGTTCAACCTCCAGGAGGCGGGCTACCAGACAGCGGCAGCCGCCTCCGGCGAGGAGGGGCTGCGTCTGTTCGGCGAAGTGGAGCCGGCCCTGGTGATCAGCGACATGAAGATGCCGGGCATGGACGGCATGCAGGTGCTGAAAAGCATCAAGGAGGGGGCTCCGGACACCCCGGTGATCATGATCACCGCCTTCGGCAGTGTGGACATGGCGGTGGAGGCGATGAAGGCCGGAGCCTACGACTACATCACCAAGCCGTTCAACCGGGATGAGCTGCGCCTGACCGTGGCCAAGGCGTTGCAGTTCAGCAGCCTGTCGCAAGAGAATCGGCACCTCAAATCCCAACTGACTGACCGTGCCGATTTCAGCGCCATCATCGGCAGCTCCCCGGCCATGGAAAAGGTGTTCCAGGTGGTGGCCAAAGTGGCGGATACCGAGGCCTCGGTACTGATCACCGGTGAGTCGGGCACCGGCAAGGAGCTGGTGGCCCGCTCCATCCACAGCCGCAGCAGCCGCGCCAGCGGTCCCTTTGTGGCGATCAACTGCGCCGCCATCCCCCATGATCTGCTGGAAAGCGAGTTGTTCGGCCATGTGAAAGGGGCCTTTACCGGCGCGGTGCGGGACAAGAGCGGCAGATTTGCCCTTGCCGACGGCGGCACCCTGTTTCTGGACGAAGTGGGGGAGCTGCCGCCGGCACTGCAGCCCAAGCTGCTCAGGGCGTTGCAGGAGCGGATGATTGAGCCCGTGGGAGGGACGAAGCCGGTCAAGCTGGATGTGCGGGTGGTGGCTGCCACCAACCTGGATATGGAAAAAGCCATGAGCGACGGCACCTTCCGCGAAGACCTCTACTACCGGCTGGCCGTGATTCCGCTGCATCTGCCGCCGCTGCGCCAGCGGCGGGACGATATTGCACTGCTGTTGCGCCACTTCTGCGGCCGCCACGGTGCTGAAAAGGTGCAGTTCGACACGGCTGCCCTTGCCGCTCTGTTGGCCTATCCCTGGCCCGGCAACGTGCGCGAGCTGGAAAACCTGGTGGAACGGCTCTTGATCATGCGCAACGGCGATACCATCACCGTGGCGGATCTGCCGGAGAAAATCCTCAACCACGAGCGGCCGGCAACGGCCGGCTCGGTGGTCAATCTCCCCCCTGACGGTTACTCCCTGGAGGAGCTGGAGCGGGAGGTGGTGGTGCAGGCCCTGGAGCGCAACAGCTGGAACCAGACCGCCGCCGCCCGCTTCCTGCGTATCCCCCGTCATACCCTGTTGTACCGGATGGAGAAGTATGCCATCACCCCGCCGTAG
- a CDS encoding M23 family metallopeptidase, producing the protein MMPKVASFCLSLVLLLPLAAAADPVLPVENGVVTSKAGWRQDPFGSGRLVYHRGTDIAVPVGTPVKAVRPGRVALAGWHGAYGVAVILEHADGSRTLYGHNALARVQPGETVEAGAVIALSGNSGRSTGPHVHFEELSPVEPLPALAAASPQQETSQAAVRAGVLLQEQRLEAALNAALRRINRLPEEAAVSALGGGQEEP; encoded by the coding sequence ATGATGCCGAAGGTTGCTTCATTTTGTCTCTCCCTGGTACTGCTACTGCCGCTTGCGGCCGCTGCTGATCCGGTGTTGCCGGTTGAAAACGGCGTGGTGACCTCAAAGGCCGGCTGGCGGCAGGACCCCTTCGGCAGCGGCAGGCTGGTGTATCACCGCGGTACCGACATCGCCGTGCCGGTGGGAACGCCGGTGAAGGCCGTGCGGCCGGGACGGGTGGCGCTGGCCGGCTGGCACGGCGCCTACGGTGTTGCCGTGATTCTGGAGCATGCCGACGGCAGCCGCACCCTGTACGGCCACAACGCCCTGGCACGGGTGCAGCCGGGAGAGACGGTGGAGGCGGGAGCCGTCATCGCTCTGTCCGGCAACAGCGGCAGGTCAACCGGTCCCCATGTGCACTTTGAAGAGTTGTCGCCGGTGGAGCCGTTGCCTGCGCTGGCTGCCGCGTCACCGCAGCAGGAGACGTCGCAGGCGGCGGTCCGTGCCGGAGTGCTGCTGCAGGAGCAGCGCCTTGAAGCGGCCTTGAACGCGGCGTTGCGCAGGATCAACCGCCTGCCGGAAGAGGCGGCGGTCAGTGCTCTTGGAGGAGGACAGGAGGAACCATGA
- a CDS encoding TolC family protein: MRFQSVLFMMVMVLASVAPQMAAAQPESLEQLVAEALANNPEIKASEARWRMFAGRVKQAGGLEDPMLMLKAQNLLVRDPLTFNRDATTAKVIGISQQLPFWGKRALREEIATLEAESYRHSIEERKLELARMVKETWYQLYATDKSLAIIEKNLKIMDDFLTIAEAKYAVGQGAQADIYKAGLEKSKMLDMQISLQQKRTSLAANLNYLLYRPGTTPVPPIPEFPLPELTQRVEQLNALALKKRPQVKGLTALANKGAAARRLAHKEFWPDVNVSFEYMFRESVQNGMANDPGYNMFTLGLTFNLPVQWSRRQAMVAASSSETAMATDELNGLKNSISYVINDSLAQLERRKRLVELYRGGIIPQAEQSLESALIGYRVNKVDFLTVLDGRVSLFNYERELFESQAEYMMQLARLEAAVGTDLALSAPHETKH; the protein is encoded by the coding sequence ATGAGGTTTCAAAGCGTGCTGTTCATGATGGTCATGGTGCTGGCGAGCGTCGCGCCGCAGATGGCGGCTGCCCAGCCGGAGAGCCTGGAGCAGCTGGTGGCCGAGGCTCTGGCCAACAATCCGGAGATAAAGGCGTCCGAAGCACGCTGGCGGATGTTTGCCGGCAGGGTGAAGCAGGCGGGGGGGCTGGAGGACCCAATGCTGATGCTGAAGGCCCAGAACCTGCTGGTCCGCGATCCCCTTACCTTCAACCGCGACGCCACCACCGCCAAGGTGATCGGCATCTCCCAGCAACTGCCCTTCTGGGGCAAGCGGGCCTTGCGGGAAGAGATCGCCACCCTTGAGGCGGAGAGCTACCGCCACAGCATCGAAGAGCGCAAGCTGGAGCTGGCCCGGATGGTCAAGGAGACCTGGTACCAACTCTATGCCACGGACAAGTCCCTGGCGATCATCGAGAAGAACCTGAAGATCATGGATGACTTTCTGACCATTGCCGAGGCCAAATACGCCGTGGGTCAGGGGGCCCAGGCCGATATTTACAAGGCCGGCCTGGAAAAATCAAAAATGCTGGATATGCAGATATCCCTTCAACAGAAACGCACAAGCCTGGCAGCAAACCTCAACTACCTGCTGTACCGGCCGGGCACCACGCCGGTACCCCCCATTCCCGAGTTCCCCCTGCCTGAGCTTACGCAACGTGTCGAGCAGTTAAACGCCCTTGCCCTGAAAAAACGCCCCCAGGTCAAAGGTCTCACGGCGCTGGCAAACAAGGGCGCTGCTGCCCGCCGTCTGGCCCACAAGGAGTTCTGGCCCGACGTGAACGTCTCCTTTGAGTATATGTTCCGCGAATCTGTGCAAAACGGCATGGCCAATGACCCCGGGTACAACATGTTTACCCTGGGCCTGACTTTCAACCTGCCGGTGCAGTGGAGCCGGCGGCAGGCCATGGTGGCTGCGTCGTCATCGGAAACGGCCATGGCCACGGATGAACTGAACGGCCTGAAAAACAGTATCAGCTATGTCATCAACGACAGTCTGGCCCAACTGGAACGGCGCAAGCGGCTGGTGGAGCTGTACAGGGGGGGGATCATTCCCCAGGCCGAACAGTCCCTGGAATCGGCCCTGATCGGCTACCGGGTCAACAAGGTGGATTTTCTGACCGTGCTCGACGGCAGGGTGAGCCTGTTCAATTACGAGCGGGAGTTGTTCGAGTCCCAGGCCGAGTACATGATGCAGCTTGCGCGGCTGGAAGCGGCGGTGGGAACGGATCTGGCGCTTTCCGCTCCGCACGAGACGAAACACTAG
- a CDS encoding efflux RND transporter periplasmic adaptor subunit: MNLNKKIAIPLSILALSVAGASWFYKSGTFSKQTELHKADGARHQEQSAPPLYTCPMHPFIIKDAPGTCPICAMELVKKVTGAADTTALTPEQQQEMARLGQIALSPTQRVMANVAVQEARVQELTREITAVGLVQYDQSRQAKVTAWIAGRIDALHVNTVGSQVSRDRPVAELYSPDLLATQQEYLLAVKSRDRLKNSPIPAVAQNGEGLVAAARQRLMLFGVKEQQIAELEKAGTPTIKLPIYTPLSGVVVEKMVQQGQYVNVGDVLFNVADLSRVWVEIEVYESEFRNIRIGQAVEIRSQSFPGRGFSGRVAFIYPFLDPKTRTVKARVELPNPGMLLKPDMFVNAVLKVGAGAAVTVPVTAVMDSGKQQTVWVEIRPGVFEPRMVQVGQRTDALVQILSGVRAGEKVAVSGAYLIDSESKLRGGAAEDHSQHTGGAQPEGKVPAVPQQPAPGKKPLNMDDMKM; the protein is encoded by the coding sequence ATGAACCTGAACAAGAAAATTGCCATCCCCCTTTCTATCCTGGCCCTGTCCGTGGCGGGTGCAAGCTGGTTCTACAAGAGCGGTACGTTCTCCAAACAGACCGAGCTGCACAAGGCCGACGGCGCACGTCACCAGGAGCAGAGTGCGCCGCCGCTCTATACCTGCCCGATGCATCCCTTCATCATCAAGGATGCGCCGGGCACCTGCCCGATCTGCGCCATGGAGTTGGTGAAGAAGGTGACCGGTGCCGCCGACACCACGGCGCTGACTCCGGAGCAGCAGCAGGAGATGGCCCGGCTGGGACAGATCGCGCTTTCGCCCACCCAGCGGGTGATGGCCAACGTGGCGGTGCAGGAGGCCAGGGTGCAGGAGTTGACCAGGGAGATCACCGCCGTGGGGCTGGTGCAGTACGACCAGTCCCGCCAGGCCAAGGTGACCGCCTGGATCGCCGGAAGGATCGATGCCCTGCACGTCAATACCGTGGGAAGTCAGGTCAGCAGGGACCGGCCGGTTGCGGAGCTGTACTCTCCCGATCTGCTGGCCACGCAGCAGGAATACCTGCTGGCGGTGAAAAGCCGCGACCGTTTGAAAAACTCGCCGATTCCGGCCGTCGCACAGAACGGCGAGGGGCTGGTGGCGGCGGCCCGACAGCGCCTGATGCTGTTCGGTGTCAAGGAGCAGCAGATCGCCGAGCTGGAAAAAGCCGGCACCCCCACCATCAAACTGCCGATCTATACGCCGCTCTCCGGGGTGGTGGTGGAAAAGATGGTGCAGCAGGGGCAGTATGTGAATGTGGGGGATGTGCTGTTCAATGTTGCCGATCTTTCCCGTGTCTGGGTGGAAATCGAGGTGTATGAAAGCGAATTCCGGAACATCAGGATCGGCCAGGCCGTTGAGATCCGTTCCCAATCTTTTCCGGGGCGGGGATTCAGTGGCCGGGTGGCCTTCATCTATCCTTTTCTTGATCCCAAGACCCGCACGGTGAAGGCCCGGGTGGAACTGCCCAATCCGGGCATGCTGCTCAAGCCGGACATGTTCGTCAACGCCGTGCTCAAGGTGGGGGCGGGCGCGGCGGTAACGGTACCGGTCACGGCGGTGATGGATTCCGGCAAACAGCAGACGGTCTGGGTGGAGATACGGCCCGGCGTTTTTGAGCCGCGCATGGTGCAGGTGGGACAGCGTACCGATGCCCTGGTGCAGATACTGTCCGGTGTCAGGGCCGGTGAAAAGGTGGCGGTGTCCGGTGCCTACCTGATCGATTCCGAATCGAAACTGCGGGGGGGCGCCGCTGAGGATCACAGCCAGCATACCGGCGGTGCACAGCCTGAAGGCAAAGTCCCGGCGGTTCCGCAGCAGCCGGCGCCGGGCAAGAAGCCGCTGAATATGGATGATATGAAGATGTAG